Proteins from a genomic interval of Sphingopyxis sp. QXT-31:
- a CDS encoding M20/M25/M40 family metallo-hydrolase: protein MIKKIWLSMLSALALSAPAAAQEAPRPDQLAFREIFKELIETNTTLSSGSCTLAAERMAARMKAAGFPDSQLHLFATPENPKEGGLVAIYPGTSKTAKPILVMAHIDVVEAKRADWERDPFTLFEENGYFYGRGTLDVKSQAAVWVDMLIRFRQAGYKPKRTIKMALTCGEETNGAFNGVEWLAANKRELIDAEFALNEGGGGDSDGKGKVIGQSVQVGEKTFANFRLETRNPGGHSSAPMPDNAIYELARALGRIEAHEFPVEMTDVTRRYFAEAGAIRGDDIGKAMVALAKNPADTAAEAIVNKDPFLHSNLRTTCVATLLDGGHAANALPQRAGANINCRIFPGHSIESIKDELAKVIDDPKVTITQLPPKRPAPPAPPLDPKIIGPMEKLVAKYWPGLKVFPSMANGYTDATFLGAVGIPTYGIPGMWGDPDGNGVHGLNERIAVQSLYVGRDYMVDLVKAYADKP from the coding sequence ATGATCAAGAAAATCTGGTTGTCGATGCTTTCCGCGCTGGCGCTTTCGGCGCCCGCCGCCGCGCAGGAGGCGCCGCGCCCCGACCAGCTCGCCTTTCGCGAGATTTTCAAGGAACTCATCGAAACCAACACGACGCTGTCGTCGGGCAGCTGCACGCTCGCGGCCGAGCGCATGGCGGCGCGGATGAAGGCGGCGGGCTTTCCCGACAGCCAACTCCATCTCTTCGCGACGCCGGAAAACCCCAAGGAGGGCGGTCTTGTCGCCATCTATCCGGGTACCTCGAAAACTGCGAAGCCGATCCTGGTGATGGCGCATATCGACGTCGTCGAGGCGAAGCGCGCCGACTGGGAGCGCGATCCCTTCACTTTGTTCGAGGAAAATGGCTATTTTTATGGCCGCGGCACGCTCGACGTGAAGTCGCAGGCCGCGGTGTGGGTCGACATGCTGATCCGCTTCCGGCAGGCGGGTTACAAGCCGAAGCGCACGATCAAGATGGCGCTGACCTGCGGCGAGGAGACCAACGGCGCGTTCAACGGCGTCGAATGGCTCGCCGCCAACAAGCGCGAGCTGATCGACGCCGAATTCGCGCTCAACGAAGGCGGCGGCGGCGACAGCGACGGCAAGGGCAAGGTCATCGGCCAGTCGGTGCAGGTCGGCGAAAAGACCTTCGCCAATTTCCGCCTCGAAACGCGCAACCCCGGCGGGCACAGCTCGGCGCCGATGCCCGACAATGCGATCTACGAACTCGCGCGCGCGCTGGGCCGGATCGAGGCGCATGAATTTCCGGTCGAGATGACCGACGTGACGCGGCGCTATTTCGCCGAGGCCGGCGCGATCCGCGGCGACGACATCGGCAAGGCGATGGTCGCGCTCGCCAAGAACCCGGCCGACACGGCGGCCGAGGCGATCGTCAACAAGGATCCCTTCCTGCACAGCAATCTGCGCACCACCTGCGTCGCGACCCTGCTCGACGGCGGCCACGCCGCCAACGCGCTGCCCCAGCGCGCGGGCGCGAACATCAATTGCCGCATCTTTCCGGGGCACAGCATCGAATCGATCAAGGACGAGCTGGCGAAGGTCATCGACGATCCCAAAGTGACGATCACCCAGCTGCCGCCAAAGCGCCCCGCCCCGCCCGCGCCGCCGCTCGACCCGAAGATCATCGGGCCGATGGAGAAGCTCGTCGCCAAATATTGGCCTGGGCTGAAGGTCTTCCCGTCGATGGCGAACGGCTATACCGACGCGACCTTCCTCGGCGCGGTGGGCATCCCGACCTATGGTATCCCGGGCATGTGGGGCGATCCCGACGGCAATGGTGTGCACGGCCTCAACGAGCGCATCGCGGTGCAATCGCTCTATGTGGGCCGCGACTATATGGTCGATCTGGTGAAGGCCTATGCCGACAAGCCCTGA
- a CDS encoding lysophospholipid acyltransferase family protein: MTAYDDHPPGLVARAVRRLLLAMYRLRGWKAEGEVPEPRRFIIIAAPHTSNWDFVNFLGLTADLKVRPHFMAKLSLFKWPIGGFMKQMGGIPVDRHNASNAVQQMVEQFARRAEFMLTVAPEGTRGKAKKWRTGFYQIALAAKVPMVVGMMDYGTKTGGLGPLIWPTGDFRADMLKVLEIYKSCIPKFPERAVTSIDDIVGVD, encoded by the coding sequence GTGACAGCTTATGACGATCATCCGCCGGGACTGGTGGCGCGCGCCGTGCGGCGGCTGTTGCTGGCGATGTACCGGCTGCGCGGCTGGAAGGCCGAGGGCGAGGTGCCCGAGCCGCGGCGCTTTATCATCATTGCCGCGCCGCACACCAGCAATTGGGATTTCGTGAACTTCCTCGGCCTGACCGCCGACCTCAAGGTGCGTCCGCATTTCATGGCCAAGCTGTCGCTGTTCAAATGGCCGATCGGTGGCTTCATGAAACAGATGGGCGGCATTCCGGTCGATCGCCACAACGCCTCGAACGCGGTGCAACAGATGGTCGAGCAATTCGCGCGCCGCGCCGAATTCATGCTCACCGTCGCGCCCGAAGGAACGCGCGGCAAGGCGAAGAAATGGCGCACCGGCTTCTATCAGATCGCGCTCGCGGCGAAGGTGCCGATGGTGGTCGGAATGATGGACTATGGGACAAAGACCGGCGGCCTCGGCCCCCTCATCTGGCCGACCGGCGATTTTCGCGCCGACATGCTGAAGGTGCTTGAAATATACAAAAGCTGTATCCCCAAATTTCCCGAGCGGGCGGTGACGTCGATCGATGATATTGTGGGCGTGGATTAG
- a CDS encoding DUF1295 domain-containing protein: MTGVAIVLATNFFGLILVIGLLWLIALAIRDVSFIDAFWAFGMVLLAWGTAVQVGGEGLRAHLLLGLTTLWGLRLSIHLLLRWRATGEDPRYQKIIASIMKKRHWGWEMTALVSVFLTQAPLLFITSLPAQIGIWASAAAPASAIGLLGWIGVGAALTGIAFETIGDWQLHRFRGNPDNHGKILDTGLWRYTRHPNYFGDALTWWGIFLVAADAAFWVAAASVIGPLFLTFTLTRWSGKALLERGMKHTRPGYDDYIARTSGFIPWPPKKRGA; the protein is encoded by the coding sequence ATGACGGGTGTGGCGATCGTGCTGGCGACCAATTTTTTCGGGCTGATCCTGGTCATCGGGCTGCTCTGGCTGATCGCGCTCGCGATCCGCGACGTGTCCTTCATCGACGCCTTCTGGGCCTTCGGCATGGTGCTGCTGGCGTGGGGCACCGCGGTGCAGGTCGGCGGCGAAGGGCTCCGCGCGCATCTGCTGCTCGGGCTCACCACCCTGTGGGGGCTGCGGCTGTCGATCCACCTGCTGCTGCGCTGGCGCGCGACGGGCGAGGATCCGCGCTATCAGAAGATCATCGCGAGCATCATGAAGAAGCGCCATTGGGGCTGGGAAATGACCGCACTGGTCAGCGTCTTCCTGACGCAGGCGCCGCTCCTTTTCATCACCAGCCTGCCCGCGCAGATCGGCATTTGGGCGAGCGCCGCGGCGCCGGCATCGGCGATCGGCCTGCTGGGGTGGATCGGCGTCGGCGCGGCGCTGACCGGCATCGCGTTCGAGACGATCGGCGACTGGCAGCTGCACCGCTTCCGCGGCAACCCTGACAATCATGGCAAGATCCTCGACACCGGGCTGTGGCGCTACACGCGCCATCCCAATTATTTCGGCGACGCGCTGACCTGGTGGGGCATCTTCCTCGTCGCCGCCGACGCCGCCTTCTGGGTTGCGGCGGCAAGCGTCATCGGGCCTTTGTTCCTGACCTTCACGCTCACCAGATGGTCGGGCAAGGCGCTGCTCGAACGCGGCATGAAGCACACGCGCCCGGGCTATGACGATTATATCGCGCGTACCTCGGGCTTCATTCCGTGGCCGCCCAAAAAGCGTGGCGCTTGA
- a CDS encoding site-2 protease family protein, with amino-acid sequence MRELGVSIVRTILALMLLGGLHEYAPPSWGAGILVAFFGLSLVVTLIHELGHALAVWLQRGTVIEISVFGLAYAPADRGFSLKPLPPGGDLAGYVHFLPPEADWTRRQYGIVTAAGPLADALLALLALSMSMWLAAPDPSIRAPIAVVAYDDAPSIPTTMRSNLPSNEEHARNIAEERARRKWAPFKDLEALAPMLMVVAFISSLGNLLPYRGSDGAKLLELWRGRNRFARTPKRR; translated from the coding sequence GTGCGCGAACTCGGTGTGTCGATCGTGCGGACCATCCTTGCGCTGATGTTGCTCGGCGGGCTCCACGAATATGCGCCGCCGTCGTGGGGCGCTGGCATACTCGTCGCCTTCTTCGGCCTCTCCCTCGTCGTTACGCTGATCCACGAATTGGGGCACGCGCTGGCCGTCTGGCTGCAGCGCGGTACCGTTATCGAAATTTCTGTGTTCGGCCTGGCCTATGCCCCGGCGGACCGTGGTTTTTCCTTGAAACCGCTTCCACCGGGAGGCGACCTCGCCGGCTATGTCCATTTCCTGCCGCCCGAGGCGGATTGGACAAGGCGGCAATATGGCATCGTCACCGCAGCCGGACCGCTTGCCGACGCATTGCTTGCGCTTCTGGCGCTCTCGATGTCGATGTGGCTGGCGGCGCCTGATCCGTCGATACGAGCGCCTATCGCAGTCGTCGCTTATGACGATGCACCGTCGATTCCGACAACAATGCGTAGCAATCTGCCTTCGAACGAAGAGCATGCGCGCAACATCGCAGAAGAGCGGGCCCGCAGAAAATGGGCGCCATTCAAGGATCTGGAAGCACTAGCCCCGATGCTGATGGTCGTCGCCTTCATCTCTTCGCTCGGGAATTTGCTGCCCTATCGCGGCAGCGATGGCGCGAAGCTGCTCGAACTCTGGCGCGGACGAAACCGGTTCGCTCGCACGCCAAAGCGGCGATAG
- the parC gene encoding DNA topoisomerase IV subunit A — translation MATNDDDLPPSDPVPGMSDTPFDSALSERYLVYALSTITARSLPDLRDGLKPVHRRLLWAMRAMRLDPSQGYKKSARVVGDVIGKFHPHGDTAVYDAMVRLAQDFSLRYPLVDGQGNFGNIDGDNAAAYRYTEARLTRVAVDLMQGLDEGTVDFKPTYNGEDEEPEIMPGLFPNLLANGASGIAVGMATNIPPHNAAEVIDAALVLIENPRAELAELLEHVKGPDFPTGGIVVDSPEAIALAYETGRGGFRVRARFSTGKADGAWEESGIERQAGGIWQLVISEIPYGVAKGKLIEQIAQLIADKKLPILEDVRDESAEDLRIVIVPKSRNVDPDILKESLYRLTDLESRFALNLNVLDATRTPKVMGLKQLLTEWLQHQIVVLVRRAQHRIAKIDDRLELVAGYIIAFLNLDRIIEIIRTEDEPKPVMIEEFVLTDRQAEAILNMRLRSLRKLEEMELKREQADLTAEREELAKLVDSPARQKTRLRKDLEKLRAVYGLDTLLGARRTTIAEAAPARDIPLDAMIEKEPVTVILSKRGWIRAQRGHVAPEQWGEFKFKEGDELLFAVRAQTTDKLLIAASDGRFYTVGADKLPGGRGFGEPLRLMVDIDPEARIVALLPASADGRLLLASTSGHGFIAQMAELIAETRKGRNVVNLKPKAQLAVVRPVGAGDDSVAAIGENRKLVVFPLSEVPVMARGQGVALQRFRDGGLSDATTIVLAEGLSWKMGGESGRMRSNVDVSLWRVARGAAGRNPPEGFPRSNRFD, via the coding sequence ATGGCGACCAACGACGACGACCTTCCTCCTTCCGACCCCGTACCCGGCATGAGCGACACCCCCTTCGACAGCGCGCTGTCGGAGCGCTACCTCGTCTATGCGCTGTCGACGATCACCGCGCGCTCGTTGCCCGATCTGCGCGACGGGTTGAAGCCGGTGCACCGCCGCCTGCTGTGGGCGATGCGCGCGATGCGGCTCGACCCGAGCCAGGGCTACAAGAAGTCGGCGCGCGTCGTCGGCGACGTCATCGGCAAGTTCCACCCGCACGGCGACACCGCGGTCTATGACGCGATGGTCCGCCTCGCGCAGGATTTCTCGCTCCGCTACCCGCTCGTCGACGGCCAGGGCAATTTCGGCAATATCGACGGCGATAATGCCGCGGCCTATCGCTACACCGAGGCGCGGCTAACGCGCGTCGCGGTCGATCTGATGCAGGGGCTCGACGAGGGCACCGTCGATTTCAAGCCGACCTATAATGGCGAGGACGAAGAGCCCGAGATCATGCCGGGCCTCTTCCCGAACCTGCTCGCCAATGGCGCGAGCGGGATCGCGGTCGGCATGGCGACGAACATACCGCCGCACAACGCCGCCGAGGTGATCGATGCGGCGCTGGTGTTGATCGAGAACCCGCGCGCCGAACTTGCCGAATTGCTCGAGCATGTGAAGGGCCCCGATTTCCCGACCGGCGGCATCGTCGTCGACAGCCCCGAGGCGATCGCTCTGGCCTATGAGACCGGGCGCGGCGGCTTCCGCGTCCGCGCGCGCTTTTCGACCGGCAAGGCGGACGGCGCCTGGGAAGAGAGCGGCATCGAGCGGCAGGCGGGCGGCATCTGGCAGCTCGTCATCAGCGAAATTCCTTATGGCGTCGCCAAGGGCAAGCTGATCGAACAGATCGCGCAGCTGATCGCCGACAAGAAGCTGCCGATCCTGGAAGATGTGCGCGACGAGAGCGCCGAGGATCTGCGCATCGTCATCGTACCCAAGAGCCGCAACGTCGATCCCGACATTTTGAAGGAAAGCCTCTATCGGCTGACCGATCTCGAAAGCCGCTTCGCGCTCAATCTGAACGTGCTCGACGCGACGCGCACGCCGAAGGTGATGGGGCTGAAACAGCTGCTCACCGAATGGCTGCAGCACCAGATCGTCGTGCTCGTCCGCCGCGCACAGCACCGCATCGCGAAGATCGACGACCGGCTGGAACTCGTTGCGGGCTATATCATTGCGTTTCTCAACCTCGACCGGATTATCGAGATCATCCGCACCGAGGACGAGCCCAAGCCAGTGATGATCGAAGAATTCGTCCTGACCGACCGCCAGGCCGAGGCGATCCTGAACATGCGGCTGCGGTCGTTGCGCAAGCTCGAGGAAATGGAACTCAAGCGCGAGCAGGCCGACCTGACCGCCGAACGCGAGGAACTGGCGAAGCTGGTCGACAGCCCGGCGCGGCAGAAAACGCGGCTGCGCAAGGACCTCGAGAAACTGCGCGCCGTCTATGGCCTCGACACGCTGCTGGGCGCGCGGCGGACGACGATCGCCGAGGCCGCCCCGGCGCGCGACATCCCGCTCGACGCGATGATCGAGAAGGAGCCGGTGACGGTGATCCTGTCGAAGCGCGGCTGGATTCGCGCGCAGCGCGGCCATGTCGCGCCCGAACAGTGGGGCGAGTTCAAGTTCAAGGAAGGCGACGAGCTGCTGTTCGCGGTGCGCGCGCAGACCACCGACAAATTGCTGATCGCGGCGAGCGACGGGCGTTTCTACACCGTCGGCGCCGACAAATTGCCCGGCGGGCGCGGCTTCGGCGAGCCGCTACGGCTGATGGTCGATATCGATCCCGAGGCGCGCATCGTCGCGCTGCTGCCCGCGAGCGCCGACGGCCGCCTGCTGCTCGCCTCGACCAGCGGGCACGGCTTTATCGCGCAGATGGCCGAGCTGATCGCCGAGACGCGCAAGGGCCGCAACGTCGTCAATCTGAAGCCCAAGGCACAGCTGGCCGTCGTCCGCCCGGTCGGCGCCGGCGACGACAGCGTCGCGGCGATCGGCGAGAACCGCAAGCTGGTGGTCTTTCCCTTGAGCGAAGTGCCGGTGATGGCGCGCGGCCAGGGCGTCGCGCTCCAGCGTTTTCGCGACGGCGGCCTGTCCGACGCGACGACCATCGTGCTGGCCGAAGGGCTCAGCTGGAAAATGGGCGGCGAAAGCGGGCGGATGCGCAGCAATGTCGACGTTTCTCTATGGCGCGTCGCGCGCGGCGCCGCGGGCCGCAATCCCCCCGAGGGCTTTCCGAGGAGCAACCGGTTCGACTGA
- a CDS encoding ribose-phosphate pyrophosphokinase, translating into MALDPGLEGAAPVPADAGALGDAPRIRAILTEAAREGRSVSYSELLGDLGFRFTRPKMRAVCKTLEEVDRLAALDGEPDLAVLVVRESDRLPGQGWWVGGTALLLGYDGPWEGAAAARFIREQQQAVFDFWAEQ; encoded by the coding sequence GTGGCGCTTGACCCTGGCCTCGAAGGCGCGGCGCCGGTCCCGGCCGACGCCGGCGCGCTCGGCGACGCCCCGCGCATCCGCGCGATTCTGACCGAAGCGGCGCGCGAAGGGCGCAGCGTCAGCTACTCCGAGCTGCTCGGCGATCTCGGCTTCCGCTTCACCCGTCCCAAGATGCGCGCGGTGTGCAAGACGCTCGAAGAGGTCGACCGGCTCGCCGCGCTGGACGGCGAACCCGACCTCGCGGTGCTGGTGGTGCGCGAAAGCGACCGCTTGCCGGGGCAGGGCTGGTGGGTCGGCGGCACGGCGCTGCTGCTGGGTTACGACGGCCCGTGGGAAGGCGCGGCGGCGGCGCGGTTTATCAGGGAGCAGCAGCAGGCGGTGTTCGATTTTTGGGCGGAGCAGTAA